The following proteins are co-located in the Oncorhynchus gorbuscha isolate QuinsamMale2020 ecotype Even-year linkage group LG22, OgorEven_v1.0, whole genome shotgun sequence genome:
- the LOC124010150 gene encoding uncharacterized protein LOC124010150 isoform X1 has product MFSEAPLMSNQGRDGEEFEELARPEPPPQKPVHRPGKEMYTQERRRTLQERTMPSQQEPPVRQQVPKMMPREPSLPARSMSLRKAMSLQNLSQIETPWEGVTLNRCLFIAITILLFSTVFQKLHETIKGGRGVEEEEYDIALTVRRSALRHRVQPQEVVPEKSLYEVLFWWLPDIDDDNEEEADEGETKQGRVKKRVRERSLKGLRGNGTPERKLVKGREGKTKDKRAKRERDEETKGKKKGKQAKLGDVEKMDEEINEGEDEVKPKKLQKVMKSKAS; this is encoded by the exons ATGTTTTCTGAGGCACCCCTCATGTCGAACCAG ggcaGGGATGGAGAAGAGTTTGAGGAGTTAGCCAGACCAGAACCTCCACCACAGAAGCCTGTCCACAGACCAGGTAAAg AAATGTACACTCAGGAGAGAAGGCGGACCCTCCAGGAGAGGACAATGCCTTCTCAACAGGAACCTCCAGTTAGGCAGCAAGTCCCCAAGATGATGCCCAGAGAACCCAGTCTCCCTGCCAGAAGCA TGTCTCTGCGAAAAGCTATGTCTCTCCAGAACTTGAGCCAGATAGAGACACCCTGGGAAGGGGTCACCCTCAACCGCTGTCTGTTCATAGCCATCACCATCCTGCTGTTCAGCACTGTCTTTCAGAAACTACACG AAACCATAAAAGGTGGACggggtgtggaggaagaggagtatGACATTGCACTGACAGTGAGGCGCTCCGCGCTGAGACACAGAGTCCAACCACAGGAGGTAGTG cCTGAGAAGTCTCTGTATGAGGTGCTCTTCTGGTGGTTACCTGACATTGATGACGATAATGAAGAAGAAGCTGATGAAGGGGAAACCAAACAGGGTCGAGTGAAGAAAAGGGTCCGAGAGAGGTCGCTGAAGGGCCTGAGAGGCAATGGAACACCAGAGAGAAAACTTGTAAAAGGCAGAGAGGGGAAGACAAAAGATAAGAGggccaagagagagagggatgaagaaactAAGGGAAAGAAAAAGGGAAAACAGGCCAAGCTGGGAGATGTGGAAAAAATGGATGAGGAAATAAATGAAGGGGAAGATGAGGTAAAACCCAAGAAGCTACAAAAGGTTATGAAATCAAAAGCCAGCTAA
- the LOC124010150 gene encoding uncharacterized protein LOC124010150 isoform X2 codes for MFSEAPLMSNQGRDGEEFEELARPEPPPQKPVHRPGKEMYTQERRRTLQERTMPSQQEPPVRQQVPKMMPREPSLPARSMSLRKAMSLQNLSQIETPWEGVTLNRCLFIAITILLFSTVFQKLHETIKGGRGVEEEEYDIALTVRRSALRHRVQPQEPEKSLYEVLFWWLPDIDDDNEEEADEGETKQGRVKKRVRERSLKGLRGNGTPERKLVKGREGKTKDKRAKRERDEETKGKKKGKQAKLGDVEKMDEEINEGEDEVKPKKLQKVMKSKAS; via the exons ATGTTTTCTGAGGCACCCCTCATGTCGAACCAG ggcaGGGATGGAGAAGAGTTTGAGGAGTTAGCCAGACCAGAACCTCCACCACAGAAGCCTGTCCACAGACCAGGTAAAg AAATGTACACTCAGGAGAGAAGGCGGACCCTCCAGGAGAGGACAATGCCTTCTCAACAGGAACCTCCAGTTAGGCAGCAAGTCCCCAAGATGATGCCCAGAGAACCCAGTCTCCCTGCCAGAAGCA TGTCTCTGCGAAAAGCTATGTCTCTCCAGAACTTGAGCCAGATAGAGACACCCTGGGAAGGGGTCACCCTCAACCGCTGTCTGTTCATAGCCATCACCATCCTGCTGTTCAGCACTGTCTTTCAGAAACTACACG AAACCATAAAAGGTGGACggggtgtggaggaagaggagtatGACATTGCACTGACAGTGAGGCGCTCCGCGCTGAGACACAGAGTCCAACCACAGGAG cCTGAGAAGTCTCTGTATGAGGTGCTCTTCTGGTGGTTACCTGACATTGATGACGATAATGAAGAAGAAGCTGATGAAGGGGAAACCAAACAGGGTCGAGTGAAGAAAAGGGTCCGAGAGAGGTCGCTGAAGGGCCTGAGAGGCAATGGAACACCAGAGAGAAAACTTGTAAAAGGCAGAGAGGGGAAGACAAAAGATAAGAGggccaagagagagagggatgaagaaactAAGGGAAAGAAAAAGGGAAAACAGGCCAAGCTGGGAGATGTGGAAAAAATGGATGAGGAAATAAATGAAGGGGAAGATGAGGTAAAACCCAAGAAGCTACAAAAGGTTATGAAATCAAAAGCCAGCTAA
- the LOC124010150 gene encoding uncharacterized protein LOC124010150 isoform X3, which translates to MFSEAPLMSNQGRDGEEFEELARPEPPPQKPVHRPEMYTQERRRTLQERTMPSQQEPPVRQQVPKMMPREPSLPARSMSLRKAMSLQNLSQIETPWEGVTLNRCLFIAITILLFSTVFQKLHETIKGGRGVEEEEYDIALTVRRSALRHRVQPQEVVPEKSLYEVLFWWLPDIDDDNEEEADEGETKQGRVKKRVRERSLKGLRGNGTPERKLVKGREGKTKDKRAKRERDEETKGKKKGKQAKLGDVEKMDEEINEGEDEVKPKKLQKVMKSKAS; encoded by the exons ATGTTTTCTGAGGCACCCCTCATGTCGAACCAG ggcaGGGATGGAGAAGAGTTTGAGGAGTTAGCCAGACCAGAACCTCCACCACAGAAGCCTGTCCACAGACCAG AAATGTACACTCAGGAGAGAAGGCGGACCCTCCAGGAGAGGACAATGCCTTCTCAACAGGAACCTCCAGTTAGGCAGCAAGTCCCCAAGATGATGCCCAGAGAACCCAGTCTCCCTGCCAGAAGCA TGTCTCTGCGAAAAGCTATGTCTCTCCAGAACTTGAGCCAGATAGAGACACCCTGGGAAGGGGTCACCCTCAACCGCTGTCTGTTCATAGCCATCACCATCCTGCTGTTCAGCACTGTCTTTCAGAAACTACACG AAACCATAAAAGGTGGACggggtgtggaggaagaggagtatGACATTGCACTGACAGTGAGGCGCTCCGCGCTGAGACACAGAGTCCAACCACAGGAGGTAGTG cCTGAGAAGTCTCTGTATGAGGTGCTCTTCTGGTGGTTACCTGACATTGATGACGATAATGAAGAAGAAGCTGATGAAGGGGAAACCAAACAGGGTCGAGTGAAGAAAAGGGTCCGAGAGAGGTCGCTGAAGGGCCTGAGAGGCAATGGAACACCAGAGAGAAAACTTGTAAAAGGCAGAGAGGGGAAGACAAAAGATAAGAGggccaagagagagagggatgaagaaactAAGGGAAAGAAAAAGGGAAAACAGGCCAAGCTGGGAGATGTGGAAAAAATGGATGAGGAAATAAATGAAGGGGAAGATGAGGTAAAACCCAAGAAGCTACAAAAGGTTATGAAATCAAAAGCCAGCTAA